TGGCGCTTTCACAGGGGAGAGTGGTGGATAAAATAAAAAACAGGAAAGAGAAAGACGAATGGATCAAAAGAGAAAGCGAAAAATTTTTTGAAACCAAGTGGTGTTTTCTTTGCCTCAAAAACGGGCATTGGTGCGCCAATGGCGGAATCGATGAATCAAATATGAAAAGCGGCGGGTTAATTTTGTGGCCGGAAAAGATTTATGAAGAGGCGGAAAAATTAAAGAAGATATTGCTCAAACATCATAAAATCAAGAAACTTGGAATTTTGATAACTGACAGCCGGATTTTTCCTTTGCGCAGCGGGGTGGTTGGAGTGGCTTTGGGATATTCAGGATTTTTTGGGATTAAAAGCTATGTCGGAAAAAAAGATATTTTTGGCAGAAAATTTAAATTTGAAAAAGTGAATATGCCCGATTCACTCTCTTCGGCTGCAATCTTGGTTATGGGAGAGGGAAAGGAAAAATGCCCTTTGGCCGTAATTGAAAATGCACCGGTAGAATTTACCGATAAAAAAATAAACAAAAAAGAACTTCAAATCAAGCCGGAAAATGACGTTTATCGGGTCTTGTTCGAGAATTTGAAATAAATTATTTTGGAAACAAAAATACTTGCTGAATTAGCAAGTATTTTTTTATGTAGCCCTAAGGGGAATCGG
The sequence above is a segment of the Parcubacteria group bacterium genome. Coding sequences within it:
- a CDS encoding coenzyme F420-0:L-glutamate ligase; this translates as MNIFPIKTRIFKAKESLADFITSEIPTLKNRSILVVTSKILALSQGRVVDKIKNRKEKDEWIKRESEKFFETKWCFLCLKNGHWCANGGIDESNMKSGGLILWPEKIYEEAEKLKKILLKHHKIKKLGILITDSRIFPLRSGVVGVALGYSGFFGIKSYVGKKDIFGRKFKFEKVNMPDSLSSAAILVMGEGKEKCPLAVIENAPVEFTDKKINKKELQIKPENDVYRVLFENLK